From the Amia ocellicauda isolate fAmiCal2 chromosome 12, fAmiCal2.hap1, whole genome shotgun sequence genome, the window AGTGCTGACCTCTGTGGTGAGGCTGCAGGTGTGAGTGAGAGCTCAGTCGACCAAATGGAAGTAGTGTGTGTAATCAATAAAGTTGATTAATTAGGCTGAgggtgtctgtcagtgtgtctgtctgtccatctatgTCACACTGGGGCTGCTTCTTAAATGACACACTTTCTCCCTACCCTACATCATTCGACAAGCGTACACGTTGCATGATGTTGCGCTGGCGTCTCTGAGGCTGTACTGGAGTGAGCAAGGGCGAAGGGTGCAAGGCGCAGCTGAAAGAGTTCAATAGGACACACTTCAGTGTCATCATTCAGCGCAGATTGCAGTTTGAAATAATGGAGACTGCTGTAGCATTTGCACTGTTCCTCTTCCAAAGaagatacaataataataatttggcaaTGCATTGTTCACTTATATAATCTCCTAGTTttatactacttcagtaattaattaattgataggtcCTGAAAAGTTTTTTCGCTGTACTCTCTAATCATATTGGGGGTTTCTGGTCCACTGCCGGGAGCAGGGACTCAAACCCGGTCCTCCTGTGCCACACACAAATCGCCTACCTCTTAGTGAGGCATCAGAATTgctacaatacatttatatcatGATTAtagattaatttaatattatttatattgtaattgCCTTGATAAATAACTTAATGATAACAGATAGAACTGTCTAGCTAgctatatttacattacatttgtatgCACCTgccactgtaatattttcctacTTTAAATTTCTCCGCCATAAacgcaaagagttctgggacttcagcacaAACAATTTAGTGTAAGTGTACTGTTTTGTTCACTCCATCGAAGAGAGCAGTGAAGGGCACAGGAGCTTgattaggctccttcactcATTCCCTGAAGTATTGGGCAACCCCTTAAGATGTCAACCATAGTACATCCTCGGCACAGTGGAAGGTATCGAGGTAGCAAGTGTGCGATTGGAgcctcagtcagtcagtatatcAGTCATTGTATCAGaaagtcagtgtatcagtcagccGGTGCATCACTCACAGCCATTCTCATTTCCTGACAAAAAACTGTGAAAGTGCATTGTACACACAGAGCCAAAATGGCGCCATGTGACAACACCGTCACAGCAGACGCCTTTCACGTATGCTGTCTGTCAGAAAGCATTTGTCAGCTGACGATGGAGTTCCTTCCGCCACTACAATAACCCCCGTCACATGACCACGGGAAAGGCGGCGCTCGGAGCGGATGAAGCCGTCACGCAGGCCGCCATTTGCTCCTTTTTTCCCTGGGTTCGTCTGTCGCCGGGTAAGTGCGGATATGATACAGTAATGTTTATAAGCACGATTTAAAATAGGCACTTCAGTAATTATAACTGCAGCAGTAATAAGCAGCACAGTGCAGCAGAGCCATTATAGCGGCGGCCTGTCTTTCGGAGTGCAGTTTAGACATATGAGcgacaatgttttgttttcagctgACATACCAGCCATCATAACTTAGTCGCTGAATCGCACATGTATAGAGAAATACCTGTATATTTGTATGGCGCACTTCGCGTAACGTAACGTGTAGCGTTTTGTGAGACACGTTTCATGCAGTCCAGTCGTGTGTGACcaagattattattaccatCAGTGTCTGttacattatacatttacacTGTCAGTTGGTGCTTTTTGAATATGCAGTGTGTTTAGGCTAATATAGCGCCATTCCAAACTGGCAGACTGACTGCGGATTGGCAAAAATGACCCAGTAACTGCAAACAGTTATTACCGGGTACtatagttattattaataataatgtaatatttgtattagtagAGTACAGTGGGAATGGAGTTTAATGAGAGGATGGGAGGATCAAACTGGGACACTTCACATCTCTCCTCTCAGGCAGATAGAtggacagacaggcagagacgGGTAGATaagtcactgcactgtattgccccccgtctcagtgcagtgttaatgtactgtggtGTGGGACAGTGTGTCTGGTTTTATACTTACTTAGCTAATATCTGCAGCTCTCTTTgtttctcctctctcctctgtgactgttacagcagtgtgtgtgtttgctgccCTCTCTCAGTACAGCgtgctgcagtgtccagtcagcggTCAGCGATGGCAGAAGGAGAGCCCCAGGTCCAGTTTAAGGTCTGTCCACTGTAACAACTCGCATATTCTGTACTGCACAATGCTATagtgtactgtgctgtattcaTTGTACTCTACTGTTATACATCCCTCACAAGATCTTCTATCTCTGCCTCATATCTGTCTTTCTCCCCCTTTCCCCCACCCACCTCTCTCATCCTCTGtccctttcccctctctctcatctctctccTGTCTTCCTCTCTAATCTCCTTTTGCCCTCtcctgctttctctctctctctctctcagtgcagtgttaatgtactgtagtgtccagtcagtgtgtctgtacggtactgtactgtattaaccctctctctctctcagttggTGTTGGTCGGTGATGGAGGGACAGGGAAGACAACGTTTGTGAAGAGACACCTGACAGGAGAGTTTGAGAAGAAATACGTCGGTAATGATAGTTTAATCCCACCATAATCCCACTGTAATCCCAGTTTACACGTTACCTTCCAGTCCACACACCACACTGACTCCCTGACCCCCAACACCCTCTCTCCTGCAGtcttaatatactgtagtatcCAGTAACAGTCAGGCAGTTTGTGTGTCAGGCAGTGTATTATTTTAACTcttcccaccccccccccccttataTCTCTCTAGCCACTCTGGGTGTGGAGGTTCATCCCCTGGTATTCCACACTAACAGAGGAGCCATCAAATTCAATGTGTGGGACACTGCAGGCCAGGAGAAATTCGGGGGCCTGAGGGATGGATACTATATACAGGGTAACACTgactctgtgtatgtgtgtgtgcatctgtgtcagtgtgtgtctctgtgtctgtgtttgtgtgtgtgtgtctgtgcatctgtctgtgtttttctgtgtgtgtatgtatctgtctgtctgtgtttctctgtctgcgtgtctgtctatgtttgtttgtgtgtgtgccatCTCTCTATAGATCTCTGTAATAATGTGGCAGTGTGTGCTGCCCTCTTGTGGCCACTGTGGCAATGGCAGAGGGCAGGTCCGTCAGTGTTTCTAATGGGCTGAGCTGCGGGTGTAACACTGACTTGCTGTCATCATATTATCACTGAGTGTGCTGACCCACTGCCCTCCTCTGGGCAACACTGGCAGCACAAGGCCAAGAGCATCGTGTCTTCAGTTGGtcagtgtattattttaaattcccCCCCAGCTCAGTGTGCCATCATCATGTTTGACGTGACGTCGCGGGTGACCTACAAGAATGTGCCCAACTGGCACCGAGACCTGGTGCGCGTGTGCGAGAACATCCCCATCGTGCTCTGCGGCAACAAGGTGGACATCAAGGACAGGAAGGTCAAGGCCAAGAGCATTGTCTTCCACCGCAAGAAGAACCTGCAGGTGAGAGACAAATTCAGAGACACTGAGTATTGACCCCAGCCTGGAGATCctgagagagactgagacactgactggctgacagtgaaataaatgtgttcactgtactgtacttcatgaaccctctctctctcacagtacTATGACATTTCGGCCAAGAGTAACTATAACTTTGAGAAGCCGTTCCTGTGGCTGGCCCGGAAGTTAATCGGTGACCCCAACCTGGAGTTTGTTGCCATGCCAGCGCTCGCCCCCCCCGAGGTCTCTATGGACCCCTCCCTCGCTGCCCAGTACGAGCACGACCTCAAGGTACGACGCTGCAACTGTTATTCATACTGTTATTAACGTGGATATGAATGTTGTCATTCATATTATCCCTGTTATTAATACTGATTATTGATATTGCCATTATAACTACTgatatttctgtttttacaATTACAGATTTTACTGATATTACTACAGATAATACTGATAtactattgttttttattttactggtgTTACTACTAATATCAGTGATATTTCTACAGTTATTGATAGTAAGATCAGTAAGGATCTGATAATTATATATCTGTTGCTACTGATATTGGTATTGCTGTTATTACTCTATTATTATGACTACTTGCTGTGTGATTACTATAAGTATTGGTGCTGTAATGAATAATCGTGGCAGGAGTCTCGGCACTAGCTCATGGAGTGCTGTCTTTGCTGTGTGAggggtgttttattttaaaagttataATAGCGGTAGTAGTATTATTGGTAGTAGTAAAATTAGTTTGTACAGGGTTCTAAACTGAGACCAAAACACATTTGTGACCCTTTGATTTGACAGTGCAACACCAATTTGTTATTGGTCGCAAGGGTGCcagtgggaaaaaaatattttatatgattGACTTGGGCTGTGGTAAATGGTATACCGAAAACTAATTTATTGTCAATACAGGATCACAAGACGCTTGTCTTTTTCTAAAAGTCTAATACATTCTCCCATGATTGACTTTGTTGCATTTTTCTAAAACATCGATTTGCAGACAGTTAAACTACGTGGGGCTATTTCTTGTTACTcaaaatactgaaaaatatacaaaacttTTTCTGTCACATACAGTGGCTCCCAAAAATATttaccccccttggacttttcaggagtttttgccactgatcaacacagaaaatgtccataatgtcaaagtaaaAAGTATAATCTgcaattgttctaaattaattacaaatacaaaatcgaAAAGAATTGAATGCATACATAACCGctccctttgctatgacacacctgattgagctgtggtgaaaccagttgtctttagaagtcacataattggttgaatggagtccacctaatggagtgcaattaaggtgtgtcacatgatttcaggttaaataaacCTGTCTGTGGGAGGTCCAACatttggttagtacaattcctaacaaaaacttaatgaatcat encodes:
- the ran gene encoding GTP-binding nuclear protein Ran, which translates into the protein MAEGEPQVQFKLVLVGDGGTGKTTFVKRHLTGEFEKKYVATLGVEVHPLVFHTNRGAIKFNVWDTAGQEKFGGLRDGYYIQAQCAIIMFDVTSRVTYKNVPNWHRDLVRVCENIPIVLCGNKVDIKDRKVKAKSIVFHRKKNLQYYDISAKSNYNFEKPFLWLARKLIGDPNLEFVAMPALAPPEVSMDPSLAAQYEHDLKVASETALPDEDDDL